In Chelonoidis abingdonii isolate Lonesome George chromosome 22, CheloAbing_2.0, whole genome shotgun sequence, one genomic interval encodes:
- the LOC116831722 gene encoding uncharacterized protein LOC116831722 isoform X2, producing MVSENEEKPQQEDTEQVLLHGTLSGRSKGNVSRSCALPEKAKDCESRHRPEENFSNHSDLLTCKRINLEETHYTCHECGKHFSRRSNLIRHKRIHMGEKPYGCHECGKSFSLHSSVIRHRRIHTGEKPYMCSECGKSFNQSSSLIRHRRMHTGEKPYGCSEFGRRFNQSSTLIIHQKIHTEETPYTCTECGKRFNRCSNLIRHQKIHTGEMPYTCSECGKRFSQRSNLMTHQRIHTGETPYTCSECRKSFKNRPHLIRHYRIHTGERPYTCSECGKSFNRSSHLIRHERIHTGEKPYTCSECEKRFNRHSHLIRHCRIHTSETPYTCSECGKSFSDISALTTHQRIHNGEMPYTCSECGKSFSWRSYLIRHERIHTGEKPYTCSECGKSFSQRSTLNAHQRIHTRAMCYPCPEYRKSFSQRSDLIRHQRIHTRETPYTSGLHNS from the coding sequence ATGGTGAGTGAGAATGAGGAGAAACCCCAGCAGGAAGATACTGAGCAAGTATTACTCCATGGGACGTTATCAGGAAGATCCAAAGGGAATGTTTCCAGGAGTTGTGCACTCCCAGAAAAAGCAAAAGACTGTGAGAGTCGACACAGGCCAGAGGAAAACTTCAGTAACCACTCAGACCTTCTTACCTGCAAGAGAATCAACTTGGAAGAGACACACTACACatgccatgagtgtgggaaaCACTTCAGTCGGCGCTCAAACCTTATCAGACATAAGAGAATCCACATGGGTGAGAAACCTTATGGGTGCcatgagtgcgggaaaagctttagTCTGCACTCATCTGTTATCAGACATaggagaatccacactggagagaaaccctacatgtgctctgagtgcgggaaaagcttcaatcagagctcAAGCCTTATCAGACATCGGAGAATGCACACTggtgagaaaccttatggatgctCTGAGTTTGGGAGACGCTTCAATCAGAGCTCAACCCTTATTAtacatcagaaaatccacacagAAGAGACACCTTACacatgcactgagtgtgggaaaaggttCAATAGGTGCTCAAACCTTATCagacatcagaaaatccacactggagagatgCCCTACACATGCTCAGAGTGTGGGAAACGTTTCAGTCAGCGCTCAAACCTTAtgacacatcagagaatccacacaggtgagacaccctacacatgctctgagtgcagGAAAAGCTTCAAGAACCGCCCACACCTTATCAGACATTatagaatccacacaggagaaaggcCTTACACATGCtcggagtgtgggaaaagcttcaatcggaGCTCTCACCTTATCAGACAcgagagaatccacacaggggagaagccctacacatgctctgagtgcgaGAAAAGGTTCAATCGGCACTCACACCTTATTAGACATTGTAGAATCCACACGAGTGAGAcaccctacacatgctctgagtgtgggaaaagcttcagtgacATCTCTGCCCTGACCacccatcagagaatccacaatgGGGAGatgccctacacatgctctgagtgtgggaaaagcttcagttggCGCTCATACCTGATCAgacatgagagaatccacacaggggagaagccctacacgtgctctgagtgtgggaaaagcttcagtcagcgcTCTACCCTTAAcgcacatcagagaatccacacaagaGCAATGTGCTATCCATGCCCTGAGTacaggaaaagcttcagtcagcgcTCAGaccttatcagacatcagagaatccacacaagaGAAACGCCCTAcacatcaggcctgcacaactcataa
- the LOC116831722 gene encoding uncharacterized protein LOC116831722 isoform X1, translating to MSQLEQGEEPWVLDLQGSEKKVLLRAACTGVGMVSENEEKPQQEDTEQVLLHGTLSGRSKGNVSRSCALPEKAKDCESRHRPEENFSNHSDLLTCKRINLEETHYTCHECGKHFSRRSNLIRHKRIHMGEKPYGCHECGKSFSLHSSVIRHRRIHTGEKPYMCSECGKSFNQSSSLIRHRRMHTGEKPYGCSEFGRRFNQSSTLIIHQKIHTEETPYTCTECGKRFNRCSNLIRHQKIHTGEMPYTCSECGKRFSQRSNLMTHQRIHTGETPYTCSECRKSFKNRPHLIRHYRIHTGERPYTCSECGKSFNRSSHLIRHERIHTGEKPYTCSECEKRFNRHSHLIRHCRIHTSETPYTCSECGKSFSDISALTTHQRIHNGEMPYTCSECGKSFSWRSYLIRHERIHTGEKPYTCSECGKSFSQRSTLNAHQRIHTRAMCYPCPEYRKSFSQRSDLIRHQRIHTRETPYTSGLHNS from the exons ATGTCCCAGCTGGAACAAGGGGAAGAGCCATGGGTTCTGGACCTCCAGGGCTCTGAGAAAAAAGTGCTCCTGAGAGCTGCCTGCACAG GTGTTGGGATGGTGAGTGAGAATGAGGAGAAACCCCAGCAGGAAGATACTGAGCAAGTATTACTCCATGGGACGTTATCAGGAAGATCCAAAGGGAATGTTTCCAGGAGTTGTGCACTCCCAGAAAAAGCAAAAGACTGTGAGAGTCGACACAGGCCAGAGGAAAACTTCAGTAACCACTCAGACCTTCTTACCTGCAAGAGAATCAACTTGGAAGAGACACACTACACatgccatgagtgtgggaaaCACTTCAGTCGGCGCTCAAACCTTATCAGACATAAGAGAATCCACATGGGTGAGAAACCTTATGGGTGCcatgagtgcgggaaaagctttagTCTGCACTCATCTGTTATCAGACATaggagaatccacactggagagaaaccctacatgtgctctgagtgcgggaaaagcttcaatcagagctcAAGCCTTATCAGACATCGGAGAATGCACACTggtgagaaaccttatggatgctCTGAGTTTGGGAGACGCTTCAATCAGAGCTCAACCCTTATTAtacatcagaaaatccacacagAAGAGACACCTTACacatgcactgagtgtgggaaaaggttCAATAGGTGCTCAAACCTTATCagacatcagaaaatccacactggagagatgCCCTACACATGCTCAGAGTGTGGGAAACGTTTCAGTCAGCGCTCAAACCTTAtgacacatcagagaatccacacaggtgagacaccctacacatgctctgagtgcagGAAAAGCTTCAAGAACCGCCCACACCTTATCAGACATTatagaatccacacaggagaaaggcCTTACACATGCtcggagtgtgggaaaagcttcaatcggaGCTCTCACCTTATCAGACAcgagagaatccacacaggggagaagccctacacatgctctgagtgcgaGAAAAGGTTCAATCGGCACTCACACCTTATTAGACATTGTAGAATCCACACGAGTGAGAcaccctacacatgctctgagtgtgggaaaagcttcagtgacATCTCTGCCCTGACCacccatcagagaatccacaatgGGGAGatgccctacacatgctctgagtgtgggaaaagcttcagttggCGCTCATACCTGATCAgacatgagagaatccacacaggggagaagccctacacgtgctctgagtgtgggaaaagcttcagtcagcgcTCTACCCTTAAcgcacatcagagaatccacacaagaGCAATGTGCTATCCATGCCCTGAGTacaggaaaagcttcagtcagcgcTCAGaccttatcagacatcagagaatccacacaagaGAAACGCCCTAcacatcaggcctgcacaactcataa